Proteins encoded within one genomic window of Alphaproteobacteria bacterium:
- the htpX gene encoding zinc metalloprotease HtpX, translating to MNIFRTGLLLAALTAIFMVVGYVVGGQGGMIVALLVAAATNLFAYWNSDKLVLNLYGAREVDRAAAPGLYGIVEQLADRAGIPMPRIYVVDQEQPNAFATGRNPEHAAVCVTTGLLNTVDQQELAGVLGHELGHIKHRDTLTMTITATVAGAIGMLANLALFFGAFGGRDSRNNPLGFIGVILVAILAPIAATLVQLAISRSREYEADRGGAEISGHPLWLASALEKIDAYAQRVPNPIAAAHPATAHLFIMNPLSGARMAGLFASHPSTANRIRRLREMAGVSGPWG from the coding sequence ATGAACATCTTTCGCACCGGTCTGCTGCTCGCGGCACTCACCGCTATTTTCATGGTCGTCGGCTATGTCGTCGGCGGCCAGGGCGGCATGATTGTCGCCTTGCTGGTGGCGGCGGCAACCAACTTGTTCGCCTATTGGAATTCGGACAAGTTGGTGCTCAACCTCTATGGCGCGCGCGAAGTCGACCGTGCGGCGGCACCTGGGCTTTACGGCATCGTCGAGCAGCTCGCCGACCGCGCCGGCATTCCGATGCCGCGCATCTACGTCGTCGACCAGGAACAGCCGAATGCGTTCGCAACCGGCCGCAACCCGGAGCATGCGGCCGTGTGCGTAACGACGGGCCTTCTCAACACCGTCGATCAGCAGGAGCTCGCCGGTGTGCTCGGACACGAGCTCGGGCACATCAAGCACCGCGACACGCTCACCATGACGATCACCGCGACCGTTGCGGGTGCGATCGGCATGCTCGCGAACTTGGCTTTGTTCTTCGGCGCCTTTGGCGGGCGCGACAGTCGCAACAATCCGCTCGGCTTCATCGGCGTAATACTCGTCGCGATCCTGGCGCCGATCGCGGCAACGCTCGTGCAGCTCGCGATCAGCCGCTCGCGCGAATACGAGGCGGATCGCGGTGGGGCGGAGATATCGGGCCATCCCCTGTGGCTCGCCTCCGCACTCGAAAAGATCGACGCCTATGCGCAACGCGTCCCGAATCCGATTGCCGCGGCACATCCTGCGACGGCGCATCTCTTCATCATGAATCCGCTCTCGGGCGCGCGCATGGCCGGCCTCTTTGCAAGTCACCCTTCAACCGCCAACCGCATCCGGCGCCTGCGGGAGATGGCCGGCGTCAGCGGGCCTTGGGGATAG
- a CDS encoding DUF1674 domain-containing protein translates to MSEARIGKSGQNPAADDTNTSTARPDAPAEADASTRLNKKKIVPETGGPSGPEPTRYGDWERKGRCIDF, encoded by the coding sequence ATGAGCGAGGCTCGCATCGGCAAATCCGGCCAAAACCCTGCGGCTGACGACACCAATACCTCGACCGCCCGGCCGGATGCCCCCGCCGAGGCCGACGCATCGACACGCCTCAATAAAAAGAAAATCGTACCGGAAACGGGCGGGCCGAGCGGCCCCGAGCCGACACGCTATGGGGATTGGGAGCGAAAGGGCCGTTGCATCGACTTCTGA